One Rhinolophus ferrumequinum isolate MPI-CBG mRhiFer1 chromosome 10, mRhiFer1_v1.p, whole genome shotgun sequence genomic window, CAGACCACAGTGCTGAGCGCTGGGGGGCCCGGGCTGCCGGCAAAGCGTGAGCCTCGCCTCGCCTCACCACTGTGGTTGGGCGGTGGGGCACGGAGGCTGTGGCTCTGGTTGCACAGGTTGGCTGCGAGCTCTGTTCATTGCATTTCAGGCCATGCTGCAGGATGTGTCGGAGGGGAAGCCCTTGGAGCCGCTGGCCATCCTCCCGAGTGCACGTtcccaggtggggctggggcagcacCCAGGGTATGAGTGTGGGGCCGAGGTGGGTGCCCAGGCCTGTGTTGCCTAGGGAGCACTGCAGGCACCAGCCCTGGCCTGTCCGCTCAATGGGTTTTCGTGCTGGTTGTAGAACTGAACTTGGGGACACAGCCAGGTAACTGAGAGACCAACGTGCATTGTGTTTCAGGCCCTGTCTCCGGGCCCCGAGTGCCCCGATGGAGGCAGCAGCTGTGATTCTGGCTGTGCAGAGCAGCAGGTGGCTTCCTGGGATGGCCTGAGCCGGCCAGGCGTGTGGGCACCACAGCCCCTGGAGCCTCCAGTGGGGGCCTGCAGCTCAGGGCAGGTGGAGGGGTCGGAGCCGTCCTCTGCAGGCCTCAGCATCCAAGACGTCCTGCCCACGGGGCGGGGGCCTGAGCAGCCTGTACTCACTGGCGTGGCCCCTGACCTGGGGGAGGCATTACAGATCATCGGCTCAGCCCTGCCCGCCTCAGCTCCATCCGCAGCAGCGGGCACAGGGCCCTCTGGGCCGCAGGAGTACGATTTCAGAACCATCCTGAGGCCAGCTGTGGTCACCTCAGCCCCCCCAGGGTCCCTGCAGACTATAGGAGGCGGCTTGGGCTGTGAGGGGCTGCAGCTGTGTGGGAATGCACATGTGCAGCTGGACACTTGTGTCCCGGAGGGGCAGGTGGCTCTGCCTCACCCACTCCCACCCAGGAACAACCCCCGCCAGGAGGGGAGCAGCCCGGCCATCAGGCAGCTCCTTGGACATGTGTCAGAGGCTGGTGTTCTCACAGGGGGTTATGCTTCCAGAATGGCGCCCTCCCGGCCACAGGGGAACGTTCACGGGCACGTGTCTGATGCCAGCATCAGGGTGGGGGAGAACGTGTGTGACGTGGCGCCCTCCCGGCCACGGTGGAACGTCCACGGGCATGTGTCTGATGCCAGCATCAGGGTGGGGGAGAACGTGTGTGATGTGGCGCCCTCCCGGCCACGGTGGAACGTCCACGGGCATGTGTCTGATGCCAGCATCAGGGTGGGGGAGAACGTGTGTGACGTGGCACCCTCACGGCCACGGTGGAACGTCCACGGGCATGTGTCTGATGCCAGCATCAGGGTAGGGCAGAACGTGTGTGACGTGGCGCCCTCCCGGCCACGGTGGAACGTCCATGGGCACGTGGCTCAGTCCCAGGTGATGCTGGGGGAGCTTCCAGAGGAAGCCCAGCCTGATACGCCCAGGCCGCACCAGAGCCCCCCTGCCCACGTGTCCCAGTCTGGCGTCAGCCTGGGAGCACAGAGCCCGGCCTGGGAACATGAGCCCCAGCCTCCTGCAGAGCTGGCCTCACACAGCTCCTGCTCTGACTCCGGGGAAGAGAGTGGCCTGCAGGCCTCACCAGCTGCCATGGCTGCGCCTCGCGATCTGGGAGACAGCATTTCTGAGGAGCCAGGTCAGTGGGACCCCAGAGCTGTCCTGTCACTGGTGGTGCCTGGGGCccggagggggaggggagggaggaagggcgaGAAGTCTGTTGTCCTGGGGACCTGGGAGGTGCTGCCCCACAGCAGGCTCTCGGCCCTGACCCCCCCCATCCCATTTGTGCCACTCAGGCCCAGGAAGGAGTGGGGACACTGACAACTGCTCTTCAAGTCGGCCTTCCAGCTCCCAGGTCAGGGCTGCGAGGTCGGGGTTGGGGGTCATGGCCGGGGGAGCTCAGTGCTGGCCGCCCCACGTGGCcttgctgggcagtgagggcctGTGCCTGCAGGGTCGGGCAGCGCGTGGGCCCCGCGCCCTTTCCTGTCTCTCTGGCCCCTGGGGAAGAGGCAAGGGTCTTGAGGCTGTGTCGTCTTAGGAAGGTGCAGCCGCCGAGAGCAGCGTGGGCCTCAGGGAGGAGGCGGAGGCAGCGGCAGCGCCGTGTGGGGATGGGGAGCAGGCCTACCTGGCAGGCCTGGTGAGGCGGTACCGCCTGGAGCAGTACCCGGACAGCTACGAGGCCATGTGTGAGTGGGCCGACCacggggggggggaaggggggcaggtgggagggagggcgCTTGACCAGCGTGTCCCCACTGTTACTGACCACGGGCTGCACTGTCCCCGCAGCAGAGCCTCCAGTCGCCCGCCTCCTACACCATGGGCTGCCCTACCTGAGGACACCCACTGCCCTCCCCGAggacccccaccaccacccagacACAGATGAGACCGCCGTGCAGCTGAGTGAGCTGCTGCCGCTGCCTGTTCTCATGAAGCACTCGGTCACCGCCCCGCTGGCCGCCCAGTgagtgcctgcctgcctgcccgccAGGCCCGCCCAGGCGCGCCGCCTGGCTGGCCCCTGACCCCAGGCTCCTCCCGGCAGCGTCTCTTTGGTGAACAAGGCCGCTGTGGACTACTTCTTCGTGGAGCTGCGCCTGGAGTCCCACTTCGAGGCTTTGCGCCACTTCCTGCTGATGGAGGACGGCGAGTTCGCCCAATCCCTCAGCGACCTGCTCTTCGAGAAGGTGAGCCCAGGTGTGGAGGCGGCGCAGCGTGGGGCTGCGCAGGGTGGGGCGGCTGGATGCCTTGGGACCCTGTGCCTTCTCCGCCTCAGCTCGGGGCCGGCCAGACACCCGGAGAGCTGCTGAGCCCACTGGCGCTGAACGCAGTGCTGAGCAAGGCGCTGCAGTACAGCCTGCATGGCGACTCCCCGCACGCAGCCAACCTGTCCTTCGCCCTCAAGTTCCTGCCCGAGGCCTTTGCGCCCAACGCCCCCGACGTACTGAGCTGCCTGGAGCTCAGGTACAAGGTCAGCAGGGCCTGAGGCTGGGCTGGCGGGTGCTGGTCAATGCACGGCCTGAGCCTTTCCCCACAGGTGGACTGGCCTCTCAACATCGTCATCACGGAGAGCTGCCTGAGCAGGTACGGCGGCATCTTCTCGTTCCTGCTGCAGCTGAAGCTCATGATGTGGACGCTCAAGGACATCTGCTTCCACCTGAAGCGCACGGGTGAGGCCCGCGGCCTGGCTCTGGCAGCTGCCCTGTCCCCGTGCAGTGGCTTACCCCCGCctcacctccccgccccccaccccacagccctgcTGAGCCCCGCGGCTGGCTCCGTGCAGCTCCGCCAGCTGCAGCTGTTCAAGCATGAGATGCAGCACTTCGTGAAGGTCACCCAGGGCTACATCGCCAACCAGATCCTGCACGTCACCTGGTGTGAGTTCCGGGCCAGGCTGGCGGCCGTGGGCGACCTGGAGGAGATCCGACGGGCCCACGCTGAGTACCTGCACAAGGCGGTGTTCAGGTGAGGCTGTGGGCgcggtggggggggcggggggcgtggCCAGGCAGCCCCACCAGTGCCCTTGCTCCCCAGGGGCCTGCTGACAGAGAAGGCGGCGCCGGTCATGAACATCATTCACAGTGTCTTCAGCCTCATCCTCAAGTTTCGCAGCCAGCTCATCTCCCAGCCCTGGGGCCCGGCTGAGCACCCCAACTTCGCCCTCATGCAGCAGTCCTACAGCACCTTCAAGTATTACTCCCATTTCCTCTTCAAAGGTGAGCTGTCTCCACGGGCTGGGTGGGCCACAGGACGCCCCTCAAGCCGCTGGCTCACCCGGTCCcttgccccctgcccccctccccccagtggTGACCAAGCTGGTGAACCGCGGCTACCAGCCCCACCTGGAGGACTTCCTGCTGCGTATCAACTTCAACAGCTACTACCAGGACGCCTGAGCGGGCGCCAGGCCGGGCCAGTGACCACACAGACTCGGGGCAGGACGGGACGGGCGCTGCCGCTCACTTTATTCAGGGCCTTCACCCCCGAGCGGGAGCCACGCAAGGCCACGCCCCTGGGCTGCAAGGTGGGTGGGGCGGCCGCCCGGCCCCCTCTGCTTGCTGAGCGTGCGCTGGCTGCCGAGTCAGCTTCAGGCAGAGACAGGTCAGGTCCTGACTGGATGTTTCTGCCGTCATGGAGAGTCGGGCTGCAGGACTGCGCCCTGGCCGGGCACCGCCTCCGGGACTCGGCTGGACGTGGGGCCTTAGGGACCTCCGGCTGGGGGCCCCCAAGGCAACTACGAGGATCACGTGACACAGAGTTCCGCCGCCCAGAGTGGGGGCTTGCTGCTGTAGGAGCGCCGCCTGCCCGCTGCCCCACTGGTCCCCTCGGGCTCAGCGGCCTCCAGGGCCTCGGTGGCCTCGCCCTCCGTGCAGTACGGGGCCTCCAGCAGCTTTAACACCCGGCGCACCTGGAGAGGGAGGAGCACGGCAGGTTGGGGGGCCGCCCCCTGCTGCAGGCGGGGCAGAGGGAGGGACAGGATGGAGCGTGTCCTTGCCTCTGAGAAGTCTCCATTCTCGGCAGCCGCGATGGCGTCCTGCGCCATGTAGTTCCGCAGGACGTACTTGGGGTTGCTGGCGTGCATGACGCGCACGCGCTCAGCCTGCCAGGCGGCAGCGTCACCGGCGCCCTCCCTGTCCTTCTCCAGCCGGGCTCTGGAAGCACATCCACGCCCCACCCTCCAGcagctgctgcccccaccccacctccacaggTGCCCTGGACGGGGGTCCGCAGCCCCCTCCCGGTGGCAGGCTGGCCTCACCTGTACTCCTGGAGCCAGTCGGCCCACTGGTCCCTGTTTCTGCTCAGCAGCTCGGCCGGGCTCAGCTGCTCCAGCCGCGACAGCTGCTCCATGCGCTCCAGCTCCTTCGTGACGTTGGCCTGGGTGCCGATGAGTGCCAAGAGCTGTGGGTTCGACTGGGCCAGCATCAGCATCATTGACAGCTGCCTGCGCAGAGGGGCGGCGTCAGTGCGCCCGTGAGGCAGCAGCGTCCCACCACTGCTATGGACCGTGGCCTGGGGCTGCTGGACGCCGCAGTGACGACTGCCCCGCAGGGAGGAGGCGGCGGCAATGGCCTCGGCTGTCTCGCCGCACAAAGGCGCCTACCAGCAGCTCCTCACCTGATGGGACACAGCGGCACCCGAGAAGCAGAGGCTGCTGGCTGCTCTGGCAGACCCCAGGGGTGGGCCCCAAAGGAAAGACCAGCAGTGGGGCCCCATCTCTGCTGCTTGGCACTCGTCTACATCCCATGCCAGCACCAGCTTCCTTTGGGAGGTCACTGCTGTCACTTCCCATGATGACCACAGGGCTGGATCCTTCCCCACTTCCAAAAGGACCTGGGGGTCAGGGGCAGCCGCCGACACCCCTGCCCCCTCTCACTGGCTTCATTCGGCGGGTCCTGAGAGCCTCAGCCCACTCCCCACGCTGCTGCACTCAGTTCCTCTCGGACCCAGTCTGTTGGCTTGTTCATTAAAACATAGCTCCCAGGTCTTATCTTGTGCGTGGGCTGCACCCTCGGAACATGCGTGCTTTTCCCACTGGGCGATGGTGCAGAAAGCACAACCTGGTGGAGCCTGAGGGCCCACGGGCTCTTCCTGGGCAGGCCCGAGAGCTGGTCTGGGACGCTGTCCCAGAGCAGACCGCGGGCTCCCTGTCTGTGCCGTCTAGCCTCCCCATACTAGTGGCAGTATCACTGTCCTCTGACCAGTGGGTCTCTGCCGCGGAGAAGGGACAGGACCATCCCCACCAGTCTTGGAAGTGGAGCGGCCGTGTGGGCCCCCCAGGTGCCCAGCTAAGTGTCCAACATTCCCTGAGGGCACGTTCCCCCATATGCTCTGTTTTGAATGTTCCTTTCCAGAAGCAAACTCCATGGAAGCAAAGACCCAAGTACCCACCGAGGGTCCATCTGGGGCCGGAAGGCAAGCCTCAGCTCCTCTAGGGAGGCACACTGTGTGGTCAGCGCCGTCAGGAAGTCTGCCAGGCCCAGGGAGCCCGGTTCCACTGGGAAGGAGCTCAGCAGGTAGAAGGTGTTGGTGAAGTCAGCACCTGAAACAGAGCTGGTCAGGGCGCTGCTCTCAGCACCCTGCGCTTCCTGCCTGCAGTGCCCACTCACAGACGGACCCCCACGTCCATGCACGTGGGGGAGCCTGACTTGGTGTCAGGTCCAGGACTCCTGAGCCCTCTGCCCTATCCCATTCAGCCACCACTCTGAACCTGGCAAGTCCCTTCAATCTCTCCAGGCCTCCAGCCCCgctttctttatctgtaaaatgggtacaatagTGAAGGCCCTGAGGCTGTCCTCTGGCCCTCAGCGCTGTCACTGCAATCACCACCGCCTGCGTCAGGAACTGTAGTGTCTGGGAGAAGCCACTGACAGAAACGCACAACACAGGGCTCAACACATTACAGATACCATGTGATCCTCAGCCCGACTTGTTAAAAGAGTCACATAACCCCTAAGAAAACAtccaaaaaatacacacaaaaggaaatgagaagggagtCAATATAGCATGCTaccaaaaagttaaacatgaaaGCAGTAGTAGAGAAAATGAGGGACAAAAATGGTGTAAGACACAGAAAACAAGTAGCAAAATGGCAGAAGCctttccttatcagtaattacttaaaaagtaaatggattatTCTCCAATCAAGAAGCAGAGATTGGCAGGACATGAATAACAGATCCAACTACATCCTGTCTCTAAGATACTCACTTTAGActaaaataagtagaaaagatgaaaaaaatgtccCAAGCAAATAGTAACCTAAAGAGAGCTGGGTGGCTCTATTACGATCAAAGTATACTTTAAGTAAAAAATTTACGAAAGCATTATGTATTGATGAGTCAATTCATCAAGATGTAACAATTAAGGACGTATACGCATCAAACGggttccaaaatatataaagcaaacatctGTAGAATTGAAAAATCCTATAAGGAGACGTCAACACCCCACTTCCAATAATAAATAGAACATGTAGCCGAAAGTTCAATACGGAGAACTTGAACGGTGCTGTGAACCAACTCGATCAAACATTCTGTCCAACTAGAGCAGCACATGCTCCACGACAGAccatgttaggccataaaacaagtttcCATACATTTGAAAAGACTGGTATTTTCTCCAatcacaatggaatgaaactagaaatcacagaagaaaaatgaaaattcacatATAAAGTGAAAACTAACACAACCAATGGatccaaaaaagaaatcacaagggaaattaggaAATGCTCAGAGACAACAAACTGAGGAAGCAGTGTTCAGaggcgggggtgggtggggagggtgccACAGCTGTAAACGCAGACATTAAAAGAGCAAGTcactcatcacaagaaaaaagtttGCAAACGTGTGGTAACCGTTTTGTAATACATGCAAATATCGAGTCGTCATGTACATCTGAAGTGAACAtgatgttatgtgtcaattacaTCAATTaagaaaagatctcaaatcaataacttaATCTGATACCTAATGCACTAGACAACAAAATAAGACCAGAGttagcagaaagaaaggaaataaagattagagcagagataaatgGAATAGTGaacagaaaaacaggagaaaaatgaatgaaaccgagttggttctttgaaaagatcaccAAAATCGACAAACTTAGCTACACTAGACACAAATAActgaaatcagaaatcaaagtGAGAACATAACTATTGCCCATACAGAAACAAGACTACAAGAGAATACAACAAACATTTGCATACCAATAAATTGGTTTACTTAGATGACATAGacattcctagaaacacaaattTCCAAAACTGGCTCAAGAAGAAGTAGAAACCTGTGTAGTCTTATCACCAGAAAGGAGATTGAGTCAGTAAGCTGACTGAGTCAGTTCTGGCCCTGATGGCTTCACTggggaattctaccaaacgtttaaggaagaattaacatcaatccGTCTCAAACTCTAACAAAAAGGAGGGAACACTTTCTAATTTGCTCTATGAAACTGGCATTGCCTTGACACAAAGCCAAAAGAagtataagaaaactacagaccaatatccctgaggaacatggatgcaaaaatcctcaatagcAGAATATTAGCAAAGCAGTCAGTAGTCTATTAAAAGGGTAGGACACCATGACAAAGGAGTATTTATCCTAGGCAAGCAGGGGACATTCCATGGACTGAATGTTGGTGTCCCTCCACATTGACACATGGAAGCCCCATCCCCCAATGATGGTGGAGGCAGTCAGGTTCTGCCGGTGGGGCCTCACGTGCCCTTGTAGGAagggacacagcaagaagacggcCCCCTGTGAACGAGGAAGAGTCCTCACCAGACAGAATCTGCTGGCACCGTGACCTTGgtcttgcagcctccagaactgagaggaACAAATGTCTATTGTTTACGGCCCCATTGGTGGCCCTTTATTGTAGCACTTAGTCAAAGTGACTAAGACAATTATGACGGAAGGAGTAAAACCACGTGATCATCTCAACAGAGGCAAAATGGTGAAAAttcaaactagaaatagaaggaaacttcctcaacctgacaaAGGACACGTATGAAAAGGCCCACAGGAGAGGCCGTCCTCAACGGTGAGGGACCGAGCGCTTCCCCTGAGATCGGGACCCACAAGGGTGCCGTGCCGCAGCTGTCCCACGTTGTGCCAGAGCAACTCGGGGAATGAAACGCACCCCAGGTGTAACGGAGAGCCAGGGACGGGGGCTGACATTTGTACGTCTGTGTTCACAGCAGCTAGCGGGTGAACACAACCCGTGTCCACTGATGGTGACAGATGAACAACGCATGGTCCACGCGTGGAAGggacattattcagccttaacatggatggaccttaggACATGATGTGGAGTGAAATCAGGACAAACACTGACCTCACTTCTGTGAGGGACCTACAGTTGTcacattcacagagacagagTAGAAATGTAGGTCCGGAGGGCGCATGGGGAGCTGGTGTTTAATGGGGATGGAGTTTCAGTTGGAGACGATGGAGATGACGGTGGGaatggctgcacaacagtgtgacTGCACCTAGTGCCGCTAGACGGTGCGCTGAGAAGTGGCTCAAAGGGAACAGTGGGGACAGCCCCGCGAGGCGTGGCCGCCAGCACTCACCGGTCTGCTGCATGGTCTCCAGGAGCCGGGCAACCAGGGCCGCGTCCTCTTCGCAGGCAGCCCGCACGAGGCCCAGCTTCCTGCGCATCTTGTGCAGGTAGTGACTGCGGAACTCAGCGTCGTACTCCTCAGCCAGGATGGCCTTGGCCAGCGCCAGGGGCAGCTCGGGCTCCAGGGCCTCGGCCAGCTTCTGCAGGTTCCATTTGCACACCTCAGGCTGTTTGTTGTATGCGTAGCGTCCAGCGTTGTCGGAGGCATTGCACACGTGGTCGGGGTCGTACCTGCCACAGGGGTGAGGGAACTGTGGTGCTGCCCACAGGGGACAGTGCAGGCCCTTGGGGGCACCCAAAGTGCCAAGGTCAaggaccctgccctgcccacacaACTGGCCAGCAGCCCCGACGGCCCCACCTCAAGGGCAGGGAAGCAGCACCCGCACACCACCCCTGGCCAGGCGGCACCCTCTTCCTGCCCCTTCGGTCCACCTCCCCCTGGGAGCACAGCCACCCTTTAAAAACCCTTCTCTGCTTGAAACCCAACACTCCAGGGGACTTCGCTGCTGGGAACAGCAACCTTAACAGGCGTTAAGGAAATCAGCTGCACACGTGGGCAGTCCTCTCCCGCCAGGCCGTGAGAGGGCCCTCCCGGCCGCTCACCTGTCCAGGAAGCCAAAGGGCCCGTAGTCGATGGTGAGCCCCAGCACGCTCATGTTGTCTGTGTTGAGCACGCCGTGGCAGAAGCCGACACACTgccactcagccaccatccgGGCTGTACGACGTGTCACCTGTGGCAGGACAGGCCTGGTTGCTCCCATGTCCCTCCCCCAAGCGAGCTGTGCCTTCTGAGGGTTCCATCCCAGCGTGCTGTCATCTGGGCCAGCACCCAACCATTCAGGAGAGCGCTTAAGAGCGTTTAGGAAGGAGcaccagaaaaatcacaaaacctTGACATACCCATGGCCGAGGCCCAGCGGATGACCACGTGCAAAGGAGGAAGGACCACAACGTCAGGCAAAACCTGTCCTGGGTCCAGGCCCGGGGCCCGGCCTCACCCTGTGGGCTGCAGCAAGGGGCTCAAATGGCCTACCCACCCAGCGCCCAGACACTGGCCCCACACGTGCCACGCATCGTAAAGCTGAGGACGCTCCAGGAATCGGGCAGCACCATCCTTTCATCAGCTGACGGAGAGATGGAGGCTTGAGAGGCAGAGCGACCCGCCCAGATTACCCACTGCAGGTGGGAGCTGAGAGCCACTGGCTGGTATCCCTTGGTGCAGGCGCTCGCCTCAGCAGACAAGAAGGAAGAGAGCCCAGCTCAGGGGACTCGGGGGTGACAGGGGCCCACTTCCGGTGGCAAGGGTGCTGACCCAGGGCCCCCAGCCTCCAGCCAGACAGACCGAGCACCCACGCGCCTACAGGAGGCCGCGGCCCGCCTACCTCGCGGAAGAAGGCAGCGTTCCTCTGCACACTGTCGCCCACATGAGCGGCCTGGATTTCAGGGTAAAAAGTGCCGATCACATAGTCCAGCATCTGTATGCGAATGTCATTCCTCCCCACGCTGGGGCCTGCGCGCCCCGTGTGCTCGTCTGTGGACTTAAAAATCTCAAAGGACCCGAACCTGGAGGGGGACCAAGTTTTTGAGCAGTTAGCGGTGACCCCGCCCCACAAGGAGGAGAAGTGTGGCCGCCAGAgcctggagcctccagagggaagAACACCGCGAGCAAACAAAACCAGAGAGGGCTAGTCTTTCAATGACGTGAGTACAGACATGGTTCACTTTGGGTCACTTTCCACGCAGCCCACAGACCATGGCCGCCTGGCCCCTGACTCCACAAGCACAAGTGGGCTGTGGGCTCATGCTCCCACGCCTAGGGGCATCCTGCAGTGCAGTGACAAGCAGGCTCAGCTGTCTACTGTGGACACTGCCTATGAGTGGTCAGCAGTGGCTCTCCATTGAGTCCCATGTCCCCCAGGGGACACGAAgcaatgtctggaggcatttttgCTTGCCACGACTGGGGTGACAGCCAGCAGTTAGTGGGAGTAGGCTCCCCGACAGCCCACCGTTCCAGGATGGCCCACAGCTGGGAAGGGCTGGCCAGAATGCCGGTGCTGCTGCTGTGGCGAGAGCCCCTGGGTCTGCCCTGGCTCCTCCCATCCCCCAGAGGACTGGCCTGGTGACAGCTGAGCTGTCTTGGGGGCCCTGACATGTACAGGGTCAGCTTGGCCCCACAGGACGGGATAGCCACGAGGTCACCATAGCCCCCTCCTGAAAACTCTGGGTTCAATGCCAGAGAGCATGGTGCCATGGGTGATGGGCGCAGAAAACACTGTGTAATGAACGGGTCAGGAAGACGTCATGCCAGGCGTGGAACAGCGCTTACTCATCATGACTCAGAACCATTTGCTTGATGAAGTTCGTTGTCAAAAACTCCCAGGAAACAGCTCAGTACGCGCCCCTTCCAAGAAGCCTATGTTTGGACAGCCCGACTGCCCGGGCCAGCTGTCCTTCGGCCACCACCCCATCTCTTCTCAAGGTGACCAGGGCCTGGATAGGCAGCGTGCAAGGGCTTGGCCCAGCAGTGCACACACAGGACGGCACTCCCAACCCAGAACACGCCCAGTACCTCTGGCCCCTAAGTCCCTCCCATGGTGCAAAGCGTCTCCTTCCCGGACACTCTGCTTCTGTTGCCCCAGGGACGGGTCAGGGTCCTGAAAGCGTCATCAAGGGGCATTCCAGGTGCGTAAGCACGTGGCCTCAAACTGCTAACCGAGCGCGCACAGGCCTGCGGGTGCATTACCTGAGGAAGGTGGGAGCTATACGCAACACGACCGCACACGGTTCACGCTTGGGATTACCATCATAGAATACGTCGCGCACGACCGTGGACTGTGACGTGACGCAGGCCCCGGCCCGTGTGGTGGGGACCCCGAGGTGGAACATGGCCTCGCTGCACAGGAACTCCCGGATGCTGGACCGCAGCACCTTGCGACCGTCAGCCTGTCTGGAATCAAACACAGAGGTCACTGCCGCTCGGGCAGGCGTCACACAGCACCGAGGCTCAGGCAGCTCAGGGAAGGGACTGAACGCCTACCAAAGGTGCTTAAAAACGATTCACAAGCGGCTCTGACATCACTGTCAAAAACCCACTGTCCACGAGACCAGGCAATGACAAGCCCCAGTGTTGCCCCGGGTCTGGAGCTGAATGAATGCCCAGGACGGCGAAGGCCACGCCAGGCCTCCTGACGGGACCCAGCCCGCTCCTCctatcacacacacactgcagttacgtttttatgaatttattttacaaaagcacttacagtgacacacacacaatagCATTGTTTGTAGTGCAGGAAAGGGCCTCAGACAGCCCTGACAGGCTCAGAGGCCTTCAACTGTTTGTTTTTACACTAagcttctattattattattttttaatggactaTTTTTCAGGGCAGTTTCAGGTTCATAGCAAAACTGACCGGAAGGCGCAGTTCCcatacccccccacccccccacacgcacagcctcccccagTGTCGGCACCCCTACCAGTGGGATATTTGTTACAGCTGATGAACCAGCACGTACATTGTCACCCAGAGCCCGCAGTGTACACTAGTGGTGGACATTCTacgggtttggacaaatgcatgaCGTGCAGCCACCAATCTAGTGTCATGCAGAGTACTCCACCCCTTTAAGGGCTCTGTGCTCCCCCTACTCATCCCTCCCCTGCAACCCCTGATCCCTTTACCGCCcccatagttctgccttttccagaatgttggaatcacacagtgtgtggcctgttcagactggcttctttcacttagtgacaTGCATTTAACATGCATTTCATGGCTgttagctcatttctttttagtgctgaataacatTGCACTGTCTGGCTGGACCATTTTGTCCATGGTCCAGGGTGTCTTGGCTGTTTCCAAGTTTGGCaattacgaataaagctgctgtgagcacctgtgtgcaagtttttatttctgtattagtttttatttcaaatttcaatcgttcattgctagtatatagtaACTGACTTTTTATGGTAACTTTGTATCCTGCGACCTTGCTATAATAGCTCACTACCTCATTTTTTTGTCAGTTCTTTGAGATTTTCTACATGGATGGTCCATCTCAATCTctgtactttttttattattattttttattggggaaggggaacaggactttattggggaacagtgtgtgcttccaggactttttcaaaGTGAAgtaagttgttgtcatttcaatcttagttgtggagggtgccgttcagcttcaacttgttgtcc contains:
- the TUBGCP6 gene encoding gamma-tubulin complex component 6 isoform X1, which codes for MASITQLFDDLCEALLPAAKAHLGQRSVSRKEAKQSLKRVAYNALFTKLFRDETHKLQPDLWKVPVKNKMLMLSFDLRVGGLGPEADRLEELVEKLEAAPCCPLGEVRSVLDLLVQLAGSGPPQVLPPKRDYFFNNKHVGRNVPYSGYDCYDLSVFEMDVQSLISREEYLCQDTIQKALQVMEATPGTGLPSVGLFSYGDPCGDRFERDTRASFFGALVHSRTYDMDVRLDLPLVPGSVDLSGLCIKVQSTSPACSCGGVWKASFDLPSVTVKVPQSVDQSEDEGFQSASNLTPDSQSEPGMTPDMDLWEAVLTYEASKRRCWEQVGCAPGHREEPYLTEAGREAFDRFCRLRLGELQVLGGALPQASRPLLVKEHELVKDALNVLIGVVSSTFPLCQATQAFMVKRGVHVSGTSPESISSLLSDVAECGTYYTRLSHFSLQPVLDSSCSKGLVFQAFTSGLRRYLQYYRACVLATPPTLSLLTIGFLFKKLGRQLRYLAELCGVGTCGGEPRTAFPTGVKLLSYLYQEALDNCSNEHYPVLLSLLKTSCEPYTRFIHDWVYSGVFRDVYGEFMIQVNHEYLGFRDKAYWTHGYVLLSKEVEDCVPAFLKHVAQDVYVCGKTVNLLKLCCPRHYLCWSDVPVPRISVIFSLEELKEIEKDCAIYVGRMERVARHSSISKEEKELRMEIAKQELIVHAREAASRVLSALTDRQMSERMAVDARKREQFQRLKEQFVKHQERRRAARQQELDDDFSYARELRDREQRLRALEEQLERKARQALVDRYSKLSAEAARREQKALWKIQRHRLASARLRFLLEDQERIQAMLQDVSEGKPLEPLAILPSARSQALSPGPECPDGGSSCDSGCAEQQVASWDGLSRPGVWAPQPLEPPVGACSSGQVEGSEPSSAGLSIQDVLPTGRGPEQPVLTGVAPDLGEALQIIGSALPASAPSAAAGTGPSGPQEYDFRTILRPAVVTSAPPGSLQTIGGGLGCEGLQLCGNAHVQLDTCVPEGQVALPHPLPPRNNPRQEGSSPAIRQLLGHVSEAGVLTGGYASRMAPSRPQGNVHGHVSDASIRVGENVCDVAPSRPRWNVHGHVSDASIRVGENVCDVAPSRPRWNVHGHVSDASIRVGENVCDVAPSRPRWNVHGHVSDASIRVGQNVCDVAPSRPRWNVHGHVAQSQVMLGELPEEAQPDTPRPHQSPPAHVSQSGVSLGAQSPAWEHEPQPPAELASHSSCSDSGEESGLQASPAAMAAPRDLGDSISEEPGPGRSGDTDNCSSSRPSSSQEGAAAESSVGLREEAEAAAAPCGDGEQAYLAGLVRRYRLEQYPDSYEAMSEPPVARLLHHGLPYLRTPTALPEDPHHHPDTDETAVQLSELLPLPVLMKHSVTAPLAAHVSLVNKAAVDYFFVELRLESHFEALRHFLLMEDGEFAQSLSDLLFEKLGAGQTPGELLSPLALNAVLSKALQYSLHGDSPHAANLSFALKFLPEAFAPNAPDVLSCLELRYKVDWPLNIVITESCLSRYGGIFSFLLQLKLMMWTLKDICFHLKRTALLSPAAGSVQLRQLQLFKHEMQHFVKVTQGYIANQILHVTWCEFRARLAAVGDLEEIRRAHAEYLHKAVFRGLLTEKAAPVMNIIHSVFSLILKFRSQLISQPWGPAEHPNFALMQQSYSTFKYYSHFLFKVVTKLVNRGYQPHLEDFLLRINFNSYYQDA